The following DNA comes from Nitrospira sp..
CGACCGTTTCGGATCTTGACCGTGGTGGATACCTGGAGTCGCTCGAGTCCTGTCCTATAGGCTGGATTTCGGATGTCTGGAGAGCTGGTGGGTCAAGTGCTTGATCGCGTCCTCGCAGAAGGCCTGAGGTCTCGCTCCATCACCGTTGATCATGGCACAGAATTCCAATCCAGGGCGCTGGAGGATTGGGCCTATCACCGTGGCGTCCAACTCGACTTCATTCGACCCGAGAAACCCGTGGAGAATGCCTTCATTGAATCGTTTAATGGGCGGCTGCGCGATGAGTGTTTGAACGTCCATCAGTTCGCCACGCTCGCCCAGGCGCAGGCTGTCATCGAAGTCTGGCGCTGCGACTACAACCAGCAGCGCCCACATCGCTCACTGGGTAACCTGACACCAGCTGAGTTTATTGGACAACGTCAGGCTCTACAGTTCGTCGAAGAAACCCTCTGGTCTCGTTAAGACTTGTCTCGAAAAGGGACCAACGTCAGAAGCCTTGCGCCAGACCTCCCCCCCATTGCTGGGACCCGCGTGTTACGGTCGGCCGTATAAACTCATACGCAGGGCTCTTCCTAGTATTCCGATTCTTAGTCGTAATGTAGCTTGTGTAATCAACAAAGAAGAGGGAGGTTTTATGGGTGAGTACGAGCATACAACTATCGTCAACTTGAAGCCGCAACATGTCTTCGACTTTGTCTCGGACGTGAACAATCTTGCTCGGTATCTCCCGACGGTGAAGAACGCTATGCCCCAGGGTAGCGACCGTGTACGAGTTCAAGGCGAGGCTGCCGGACATCCGTACGATTCAGATGGTTCATATCACATCTATAAAGACCGTAGGCGAATGGAATGGGGGTCTGATGGCGAGAACCGATATAATGGTTGGTTGGAAGTTAAAGATAATGAAAGGGGTGCCAGTGCTTCGGTCACTGTCCATCTTTCTTTTGAGCCGCGACCCGAACTCGCTCACCAATATGAACAGCAGAGTGGAGACCGAGATCGTACGATTCATGAGGGTCTCAAAAACGCGCTGCAATCGGTTAAGAACCTATGCGAAGATCGAAAGGTTTAGTAGTGTAAGACTGGGCTTTAACCAGTTCTGCCATTTTAGTCTCTCCGTGTGTGATTACACTCTCCATCATACTGTCGTGACAATCGTCTAGCATAAATTACGTCGAATCGACCGAAGCGAATCGGGGGTAGCCTTGCGCCAAGCCATGCCGAGGGGGGTACGGTCCTGAGGTACCTCGTGTTGCAGCCCGCTATATTCTAGCTTCCAGACCTGGCCCGGTAGGGGAGCCGTAGAAACTAGCAACTCGACTCCGACTAGCCGGAGGTTGGGGGGTATCCTTGTAGATTCACTAGATCCTAGGCTTCGTCTAGAATATTTCAGGAAATATAAAAAAGTTAAGGTAATGACTACGTGATAGGAGGTGTAGATCTAGTAGCCCCCACGCGATGATGTCTCATCATGGGTTTCCCTATTCATTGATG
Coding sequences within:
- a CDS encoding SRPBCC family protein, encoding MGEYEHTTIVNLKPQHVFDFVSDVNNLARYLPTVKNAMPQGSDRVRVQGEAAGHPYDSDGSYHIYKDRRRMEWGSDGENRYNGWLEVKDNERGASASVTVHLSFEPRPELAHQYEQQSGDRDRTIHEGLKNALQSVKNLCEDRKV